A genomic region of Enterococcus sp. 12C11_DIV0727 contains the following coding sequences:
- the uvrC gene encoding excinuclease ABC subunit UvrC: MNERIKNKLALLPDQPGCYLMKDKNGTIIYVGKAKVLKNRVRSYFTGSHDTKTERLVSEIEDFEYIVTESNIEALLLEINLIHKNDPKYNIMLKDDKSYPFIKITNEDYPRLLITRKVSKDKALYFGPYPDVGAANETKRLLDRLFPLRKCRVLPKEVCLYYHMGQCLAPCVFDIPKSTYTKMVAEIKSFLNGGHPVIQEEIQRKMNEAAENMEFEKAAEYRDQIKAIETVMTRQKMTNADLVDRDVFGFAVDKGWMCVQVFFIRQGKLIERDVSIFPFYNEEEEDFLTFVGQFYQENEHFIPKEVLIPDHIDIASVEAMLSTKVIQPQRGEKKKLVKLAGKNATVALQEKFDLIVRKQERTIGAVEKLGNAMNIPAPIRIEAFDNSNIMGTDPVSAMVVFIDGRPDKKEYRKYKIKTVKGPDDYASMREVIYRRYARVLKENLPFPDLIVIDGGKGQVDAAKEVLDNQLGLDIPIAGLAKNDKHKTSELLFGPNLEIVPLERNSQEFFLLQRIQDEVHRFAITFHRQLRSKNSFASRLDNIEGLGPKRKKELLKQFKSLKNITAATIDELIASGLPKNVAKNVYDHLHQEKINLEENNP; this comes from the coding sequence ATGAACGAAAGAATCAAAAATAAGTTAGCCTTACTTCCTGACCAACCAGGTTGTTACTTGATGAAAGATAAAAACGGTACGATCATTTACGTTGGGAAAGCCAAAGTGTTAAAAAATCGCGTACGCTCTTATTTTACTGGTAGCCATGATACAAAGACAGAACGGCTCGTTAGTGAGATCGAAGATTTTGAATATATTGTAACAGAATCCAATATTGAAGCCCTACTACTGGAAATTAATTTGATTCACAAAAATGATCCTAAATATAATATAATGCTGAAAGATGATAAAAGTTACCCATTTATCAAAATCACCAATGAAGATTATCCACGCTTATTAATTACTAGGAAAGTATCAAAGGATAAAGCATTATATTTTGGTCCGTATCCAGATGTAGGTGCAGCCAATGAAACTAAACGTTTGTTAGATCGACTTTTTCCTTTAAGAAAATGCCGAGTCTTACCAAAGGAAGTTTGTTTGTATTATCATATGGGGCAATGTTTAGCGCCCTGTGTCTTTGATATTCCTAAATCTACGTACACAAAAATGGTTGCGGAAATCAAAAGTTTTTTAAATGGTGGGCACCCTGTAATTCAAGAAGAAATTCAAAGGAAGATGAACGAAGCCGCTGAAAACATGGAATTTGAAAAAGCGGCAGAATATCGTGATCAGATCAAAGCAATCGAGACGGTGATGACACGTCAAAAAATGACCAATGCTGATTTAGTTGATCGAGACGTTTTTGGATTTGCTGTTGATAAAGGTTGGATGTGTGTGCAAGTATTCTTTATTCGCCAAGGAAAATTGATTGAGCGAGATGTCTCTATTTTTCCTTTTTATAATGAAGAAGAAGAGGATTTTCTAACATTCGTTGGACAATTCTATCAAGAAAACGAGCATTTTATTCCAAAAGAAGTCTTGATTCCAGATCATATTGATATTGCTAGTGTTGAAGCCATGCTATCGACTAAGGTCATCCAACCGCAAAGAGGCGAGAAAAAGAAATTAGTCAAATTAGCTGGAAAGAATGCGACAGTTGCTTTGCAAGAAAAATTTGATCTTATTGTGCGTAAACAAGAACGTACAATCGGAGCAGTTGAAAAATTAGGAAATGCCATGAATATTCCAGCACCTATCAGAATCGAAGCGTTTGATAACTCGAATATCATGGGAACTGATCCAGTTTCAGCGATGGTTGTGTTTATCGATGGACGTCCTGATAAAAAAGAATATCGTAAATACAAAATCAAAACAGTCAAAGGTCCAGATGATTATGCATCGATGCGTGAAGTCATCTATCGCCGTTACGCAAGAGTTTTAAAAGAGAATCTGCCGTTCCCTGATTTGATTGTGATCGATGGTGGAAAAGGGCAAGTAGATGCAGCAAAAGAAGTATTGGATAATCAATTAGGCTTAGACATTCCGATAGCGGGGCTTGCAAAAAATGATAAGCACAAAACAAGTGAATTATTATTTGGTCCTAATTTAGAAATTGTTCCTTTAGAAAGAAACTCCCAGGAATTCTTTTTGCTGCAGCGTATCCAAGATGAAGTTCATCGATTTGCGATTACTTTTCATCGACAATTACGTAGTAAAAACAGTTTTGCTTCTCGTTTAGATAATATTGAAGGATTGGGACCGAAGCGAAAAAAAGAACTGTTAAAACAATTTAAGTCATTGAAGAATATTACAGCAGCAACTATTGATGAATTAATTGCCTCTGGTTTACCGAAAAATGTCGCTAAAAATGTGTATGATCATTTGCATCAAGAAAAAATAAATTTAGAAGAAAATAATCCATAA
- the trxA gene encoding thioredoxin has protein sequence MTQVITDKDFSAETDNGLVLIDFWATWCGPCRMQSPILEQLSEEYDESEVKIAKMDVDENPATPASFGIMSIPTLLLKKDGEVVEKAVGVHSKEQLRALIDKHL, from the coding sequence ATGACACAAGTAATTACAGATAAAGATTTTTCAGCAGAAACAGATAACGGTCTTGTTTTGATCGATTTTTGGGCAACTTGGTGTGGTCCTTGTCGGATGCAATCACCGATTTTAGAACAATTAAGTGAAGAATATGATGAAAGTGAAGTAAAAATTGCGAAAATGGATGTAGATGAAAATCCAGCAACACCAGCTTCATTCGGAATCATGAGTATTCCAACTTTACTTTTAAAAAAAGATGGAGAAGTTGTAGAAAAAGCAGTAGGTGTTCATTCAAAAGAACAGTTACGTGCATTGATCGACAAACATCTGTAA